Proteins encoded together in one Bradyrhizobium sp. PSBB068 window:
- a CDS encoding glycosyltransferase: MSPTDATRAIEAENARALRLVDDFQRRMGRPLRVLHIGNIANNAYNNARIQRQLGIQADVLCYNYYHIMGCPEWEDGALQEGSSALGQDHFKPDWWATSLKGWKRPRWFVQGPSALCIEYLRAKNAGWRTTAYLKWLELELKALQDARSGDNAGFRAKYVPQHLRFLLWLSGPGRSSQGSRQPLSLYRIWLGTLVANGVLGREGKTDEFEASWLDKISAAAWLRIARRGPQADAEARAALGALREDVRWLCTGGLRERSSSVARSLTHSFLALLERVMLKFVPVSESGCVARSMSDPVTRAKEIEALLDEIRRDPAELDGQSLRYREEYVTIHPKPFEDVLLHYDIIQGYAIDGLIPMMNGVKNFSCYEHGTLREIPFENNLTGLICRISFQRAPAVFVTNSDVLPSVERLGLAKDKVVYLPHAFDNHKLRAFREAYPELKPPTGGPVIFFSPSRHHWKLGNSSWQKGNDVIIRAAAEVARETRNFRLVFVEWGQEVADSKALIDELGLSELVEWIPAMSKRELWQRYCVSHAVVDQFVVPALGGVGFETMALGVRLISAIDRQQTALFFGQEPPLLAAGNVADCAGRMREVIQDPLDTQGRGAAASQWMSTYHSAERIVALQCKAYSNLLVGQW, translated from the coding sequence TTGAGCCCAACCGACGCAACACGCGCGATCGAGGCTGAAAACGCACGCGCATTGCGTCTGGTCGACGACTTCCAGCGAAGAATGGGGCGACCGCTCCGGGTTCTTCACATCGGCAACATCGCCAACAATGCCTACAACAATGCCCGGATTCAGCGACAGCTCGGCATCCAGGCGGATGTGCTCTGCTATAATTATTACCACATCATGGGCTGTCCCGAGTGGGAGGACGGCGCGCTGCAGGAGGGATCCTCGGCGCTGGGGCAGGATCATTTCAAACCGGATTGGTGGGCGACCAGCTTGAAAGGATGGAAGCGGCCTCGCTGGTTTGTTCAGGGGCCATCCGCGCTTTGCATTGAATACCTTCGCGCCAAGAACGCAGGTTGGCGAACGACGGCATATCTGAAATGGCTGGAGCTGGAGCTGAAGGCGCTTCAGGACGCCCGTTCCGGCGACAATGCGGGCTTCCGTGCCAAGTATGTTCCCCAGCATCTGAGATTCCTGCTCTGGCTCAGCGGACCCGGTCGGTCGTCGCAAGGGAGCAGGCAGCCGCTCAGCCTGTACAGAATATGGCTGGGCACTCTCGTGGCAAACGGCGTGCTCGGTCGTGAGGGCAAGACGGACGAATTCGAAGCGAGCTGGCTGGACAAAATCTCGGCCGCCGCATGGTTGAGGATTGCGCGCCGGGGTCCGCAGGCCGATGCGGAGGCCCGGGCCGCACTCGGGGCCCTGCGGGAAGATGTTCGCTGGTTGTGCACCGGCGGATTGCGGGAGAGATCGTCTTCGGTCGCCCGTTCACTGACCCACAGCTTCCTGGCGCTGCTCGAGCGGGTCATGCTCAAGTTCGTTCCGGTTTCGGAATCCGGCTGCGTGGCGCGATCGATGTCCGATCCGGTGACGCGGGCGAAGGAAATCGAGGCGCTGCTCGATGAAATCAGGAGGGATCCCGCCGAGCTTGACGGTCAGTCACTTCGTTACCGCGAAGAGTATGTAACGATCCATCCGAAGCCCTTCGAAGATGTCCTGCTGCACTATGACATCATCCAGGGATATGCGATCGACGGACTGATACCGATGATGAACGGCGTCAAGAATTTCAGCTGCTACGAGCACGGAACGCTGCGCGAAATCCCGTTCGAGAACAATCTGACCGGATTGATCTGCCGGATCTCGTTTCAGCGCGCGCCCGCAGTCTTTGTAACCAATTCGGACGTCCTGCCGTCGGTCGAACGCCTGGGACTGGCGAAGGACAAGGTCGTCTACCTTCCGCACGCGTTCGACAATCACAAGTTGCGCGCATTCCGTGAAGCATACCCGGAGCTAAAGCCCCCGACGGGCGGGCCGGTGATCTTCTTCAGTCCGTCCCGCCATCATTGGAAACTGGGAAATTCGTCCTGGCAGAAGGGCAATGATGTGATCATCCGGGCCGCGGCCGAAGTCGCGCGGGAGACGAGAAACTTCAGGCTTGTGTTCGTCGAATGGGGCCAGGAAGTCGCAGACAGCAAGGCGTTGATCGACGAACTGGGCCTGTCCGAGCTGGTCGAATGGATTCCGGCCATGTCGAAGCGGGAGCTGTGGCAGCGCTACTGCGTATCGCACGCGGTGGTCGATCAATTCGTTGTTCCAGCGCTCGGCGGCGTCGGGTTCGAGACGATGGCGCTGGGTGTCCGGCTGATCTCGGCGATCGACAGGCAGCAGACCGCGTTGTTCTTCGGTCAGGAGCCGCCGCTGCTCGCGGCCGGCAATGTCGCCGATTGCGCCGGCCGAATGCGGGAAGTCATCCAGGATCCTCTCGATACCCAGGGCCGGGGTGCCGCCGCTTCGCAATGGATGTCGACCTACCATTCCGCGGAAAGAATCGTTGCTCTCCAGTGCAAGGCGTACAGCAATTTGCTGGTGGGGCAGTGGTGA